One genomic window of Polyangium aurulentum includes the following:
- a CDS encoding HlyD family secretion protein — translation MKRSPYRSMDLLGDADALRLVRAPRLTRIIARILVVMLGLTLAALLFVPWQQNSAAHGRVIAFAPLDRQQTIDAPVEGRVVRWHVQEGDRVEEGAPLVDIADNDQDLVSRMEREREALAARIEAARSRTGSVADRIKSLESSRESALAAAEARVKMAKDRVRAAGQALVAAEATHRTAELNLTRQRSLFEEGLSSKRQVELAELEEARTRTDVDRAKAALSAARSEESALGADVAKVKNDASASINDATATRASAEAEIASATAELARMEVRLARQLTQAVKAPRKGTVLRVVAKQGGEMVKAGEVLAVLVPDADEAAVELWVSGNDVNLVTPGRDVRLQFEGWPAIQFSGWPSVAVGTYGGKVAFVDATDDGSGKFRVVVIPDGPEPWPGKQYLRQGTRSNGWILLDRVSLGYELWRQFNGFPPSWPAPIEAKESKTDKKGGSK, via the coding sequence ATGAAGCGCTCTCCGTACCGCTCCATGGACCTGCTGGGTGACGCCGATGCGCTGCGCCTCGTGCGCGCGCCGCGGCTCACCCGCATCATCGCGCGGATCCTGGTCGTGATGCTCGGCCTCACCCTCGCCGCGCTGCTCTTCGTGCCCTGGCAACAGAACTCGGCCGCGCACGGGCGCGTGATCGCGTTCGCGCCGCTCGACCGGCAGCAGACCATCGACGCGCCCGTCGAGGGCCGTGTGGTGCGCTGGCACGTGCAGGAGGGCGATCGCGTCGAGGAGGGCGCGCCGCTCGTCGACATCGCGGACAACGATCAGGACCTCGTCTCCCGCATGGAGCGCGAGAGGGAGGCCCTCGCCGCGCGCATCGAGGCGGCCCGCTCGCGCACGGGCTCCGTCGCCGATCGCATCAAGTCCCTCGAGTCGTCGCGCGAGAGCGCGCTCGCGGCCGCCGAGGCGCGCGTGAAGATGGCCAAGGACCGCGTCCGCGCCGCCGGTCAGGCGCTCGTCGCGGCCGAGGCGACGCACAGGACGGCCGAGCTCAATCTCACCCGCCAGCGCTCGCTCTTCGAGGAGGGCCTGTCGTCGAAGCGGCAGGTCGAGCTCGCCGAGCTCGAGGAGGCGCGCACGCGCACCGACGTCGATCGCGCCAAGGCCGCGCTGAGCGCCGCGCGATCCGAGGAGAGCGCGCTCGGCGCGGACGTGGCCAAGGTGAAGAACGACGCGAGCGCCTCGATCAACGACGCCACCGCGACGCGCGCGAGCGCCGAGGCCGAGATCGCCTCCGCCACCGCCGAGCTCGCGCGCATGGAAGTCCGCCTCGCCCGGCAGCTCACCCAGGCCGTCAAGGCGCCTCGCAAGGGCACCGTGCTGCGCGTCGTGGCCAAGCAGGGCGGCGAGATGGTCAAGGCGGGCGAGGTGCTCGCCGTCCTCGTCCCCGACGCCGACGAGGCCGCCGTGGAGCTGTGGGTCTCGGGCAACGACGTCAACCTCGTCACCCCTGGCCGCGACGTGCGCCTTCAGTTCGAGGGCTGGCCCGCGATCCAGTTCTCCGGCTGGCCCTCGGTCGCGGTCGGCACCTACGGCGGCAAGGTCGCGTTCGTCGACGCCACCGACGACGGCAGCGGCAAGTTCCGCGTCGTGGTGATCCCCGACGGCCCGGAGCCCTGGCCCGGCAAGCAATACCTGCGGCAGGGCACGCGCTCGAACGGCTGGATCCTGCTCGATCGCGTCTCGCTCGGCTACGAGCTGTGGCGCCAGTTCAACGGCTTCCCGCCCTCGTGGCCCGCGCCGATCGAAGCCAAGGAAAGCAAGACCGACAAGAAGGGAGGCTCGAAGTGA
- a CDS encoding sigma-54-dependent transcriptional regulator, with protein sequence MPSPSHDPVDILVVEDDGPLAELFVGIASSRGHRAGSVGTLAEARARVEAGDVDLVLTDMRLPDGDGLDFIAWMRKADPRVVIVAVTAFGSIERAVLAVRQGAYDFLTKPVEPAVLAVALDRAIEARRLRGEVEALRGALATETALRGIVGKSRALADITSLVRRVADSPATVLVTGPSGSGKELVARALHEGSRRKDGPFVAVNAAAIPETLLESELFGFKKGAFTDARADKKGLFVEAHGGTLFLDEIGDLPLVLQAKILRALEEREVRPLGATRSVPVDVRVVAATNHDLRKAAKEGRFREDLFYRLAVIEIAIPPLRDRPEDILPLAEHFLRRAASRAGRPIQGLSGAAARLLLAYGWPGNVRELENAIERAVALSQGEWVSPDDLPPTLEKAEEPDLFASAAERMMTLEEVERAYVRHVLERFGGNKVRAAAALGINRRTIQRWLGEEE encoded by the coding sequence ATGCCGAGCCCCTCGCACGACCCGGTCGACATCCTCGTCGTGGAGGACGACGGCCCGCTGGCAGAGCTGTTCGTGGGCATCGCCTCGTCCCGCGGCCACCGCGCGGGCTCGGTGGGCACGCTGGCCGAGGCGCGCGCGCGGGTCGAGGCGGGCGACGTCGATCTCGTCCTGACCGACATGCGCTTGCCGGACGGCGACGGCCTCGACTTCATCGCCTGGATGCGCAAGGCGGATCCGCGCGTCGTGATCGTCGCGGTGACCGCGTTCGGCAGCATCGAGCGCGCGGTGCTCGCGGTCCGGCAAGGCGCGTACGACTTTCTCACCAAGCCCGTGGAGCCGGCCGTGCTGGCCGTGGCGCTCGATCGGGCCATCGAGGCGCGGCGGCTGCGCGGCGAGGTCGAGGCCCTGCGCGGCGCCCTCGCGACCGAGACCGCGCTGCGCGGGATCGTCGGCAAGAGCCGCGCCCTCGCGGACATCACCAGCCTGGTCCGCCGCGTCGCCGACTCGCCCGCCACGGTGCTCGTCACGGGCCCGAGCGGCAGCGGCAAGGAGCTCGTCGCGCGCGCGCTGCACGAGGGCAGCCGGCGCAAGGACGGCCCGTTCGTTGCGGTGAACGCCGCGGCCATCCCCGAGACCTTGCTCGAGAGCGAGCTGTTCGGCTTCAAGAAGGGCGCGTTCACAGATGCGCGCGCGGACAAGAAGGGGCTCTTCGTCGAGGCGCACGGCGGCACGCTCTTCCTCGACGAGATCGGCGATCTGCCGCTCGTCTTGCAGGCGAAGATCCTCCGGGCGCTCGAGGAGCGCGAGGTGCGCCCGCTCGGCGCGACCCGCAGCGTCCCCGTCGACGTGCGCGTGGTCGCCGCGACCAACCACGACCTGCGCAAGGCCGCCAAGGAGGGACGCTTCCGCGAAGATCTCTTCTACCGCCTCGCCGTCATCGAGATCGCGATCCCGCCGCTGCGAGATCGACCGGAGGACATCCTGCCGCTCGCCGAGCACTTCTTGCGCCGGGCGGCGAGCCGCGCGGGGCGGCCGATCCAGGGGCTCTCGGGCGCGGCGGCGAGGCTCTTGCTCGCGTACGGCTGGCCGGGCAACGTGCGCGAGCTCGAGAACGCGATCGAGCGCGCGGTCGCGCTCTCGCAGGGCGAGTGGGTGAGCCCCGACGACCTGCCTCCCACGCTGGAGAAGGCGGAGGAGCCGGATCTCTTCGCGTCGGCGGCCGAGCGGATGATGACGCTCGAGGAGGTCGAGCGCGCCTACGTGCGGCACGTGCTCGAGCGTTTCGGCGGGAACAAGGTGCGAGCGGCCGCGGCGCTCGGCATCAACCGCAGGACGATCCAGCGCTGGCTCGGCGAAGAGGAGTAG
- a CDS encoding sensor histidine kinase, whose amino-acid sequence MNLARKRLTRKLLALFTVPVVLCFVAGGVAAFWTSRETLLGGADRALADQLATLRIAVEPLAALGRDGDLGGLVERVAAEETVHGCSLYDERGAPLARSSLLAADPAVADAAAARAVATAEAVHDVLRIGDREVLVRAEPVRGVRGLGAALMTHELGPVDRMIELTLLRLALTGGVVVLVVSALAFWLSRALGRGLGDLVHGAERIAAGDLGTRVRASHLLELDRVARAFNEMSGSLAEAREKLLSAEASRHDLAARMRHAQALTVVGQVAGSFAHEIGSPLNTILGWSRLSAADDAIPEGVRRQFETISAQCERITRIVQRMLAVARPPSDLVQPVHLGEVVREVTAFLAPDLRARRVDLRVDVAEGLPPVTAVRDQVMQVVMNLCVNAIQAQSGSGTLRISLAAEVEDARPKTLCLEVADAGPGVPEELRGQIFEPFYTTKRASGGTGLGLPIVTDIVRELGGKVEVRDAPEGGALFRVILPVT is encoded by the coding sequence ATGAACCTCGCCCGCAAGCGGCTCACCCGCAAGCTCCTCGCGCTCTTCACCGTCCCCGTGGTGCTCTGCTTCGTGGCCGGCGGGGTCGCGGCCTTCTGGACGTCGCGGGAGACCTTGCTCGGCGGGGCGGATCGCGCGCTCGCCGATCAGCTCGCGACCCTGCGGATCGCGGTCGAGCCGCTCGCCGCGCTCGGCCGTGACGGAGATCTCGGCGGCCTCGTCGAGCGCGTCGCGGCCGAGGAGACGGTGCACGGCTGCTCCCTCTACGACGAGCGGGGCGCGCCCCTCGCGCGCTCGTCGCTGCTCGCGGCCGATCCTGCCGTCGCCGACGCAGCCGCCGCGCGCGCCGTGGCCACCGCCGAGGCCGTGCACGACGTCCTGCGCATCGGTGATCGCGAGGTGCTCGTGCGCGCCGAGCCCGTGCGGGGCGTCCGCGGCCTCGGCGCCGCGCTGATGACGCACGAGCTGGGCCCCGTCGACCGGATGATCGAGCTGACCCTCCTGCGGCTCGCGCTCACGGGCGGCGTGGTGGTGCTCGTGGTCTCGGCGCTCGCGTTCTGGCTGTCGCGCGCGCTCGGGCGGGGCCTCGGCGACCTCGTGCACGGGGCCGAGCGCATCGCGGCCGGCGACCTGGGCACGCGCGTCCGGGCCTCGCACCTGCTCGAGCTCGATCGGGTCGCCCGCGCCTTCAACGAGATGTCGGGCTCGCTCGCGGAGGCGCGCGAGAAGCTCCTGTCGGCCGAGGCTTCACGGCACGATCTGGCGGCGCGGATGCGGCACGCGCAGGCGCTCACGGTGGTGGGGCAGGTGGCCGGGTCCTTCGCGCACGAGATTGGCTCGCCGCTGAACACGATCCTCGGCTGGTCGCGGCTCAGCGCCGCGGACGACGCGATCCCCGAGGGCGTGCGCCGGCAGTTCGAGACGATCTCCGCCCAGTGCGAGCGGATCACGCGCATCGTGCAGCGCATGCTGGCCGTGGCGCGGCCCCCGAGCGATCTCGTCCAGCCCGTGCACCTCGGGGAGGTCGTGCGCGAGGTGACCGCGTTCCTCGCGCCCGACCTGCGGGCGCGGCGGGTCGATCTGCGCGTGGACGTCGCCGAGGGTTTGCCGCCCGTCACGGCGGTGCGGGACCAGGTCATGCAGGTCGTGATGAACCTGTGCGTGAACGCGATCCAGGCGCAGTCAGGCTCTGGCACCTTGCGGATCTCGCTCGCGGCGGAGGTCGAGGACGCGCGCCCCAAGACCCTTTGCCTCGAGGTGGCCGACGCCGGTCCCGGCGTGCCCGAGGAGCTGCGGGGGCAGATCTTCGAGCCCTTCTACACGACCAAGCGCGCGAGCGGCGGCACGGGTCTCGGGTTGCCCATCGTGACCGATATCGTGCGCGAGCTCGGCGGCAAGGTGGAGGTCCGTGACGCGCCCGAAGGCGGGGCGCTCTTTCGCGTGATCCTGCCCGTCACTTGA
- a CDS encoding tryptophan--tRNA ligase — MNKKTILTGIKSSGRPHLGNYIGAIKPALALAQNPAHEALYFIADYHALTTLHDPKEMRHSGYEVAATWLALGLDPARVVFFRQSDVPEIFELAWVLACFTSKGLMNRAHAYKAMVQKNQEAGVDEDAGVHMGLYEYPILMASDILLFDSHLVPVGKDQAQHIEMAADIAGSFNAVYGPVLTIPAPYINEATATVPGLDGRKMSKSYDNVIPLFGDPKKLRKLVMRIVTDSTPPEAPKDPATSSIFQLYESFATPEQIEALRGRYQTGLGWGEAKQALYEVLEAFLEGPRKVYDDLMAHPDIIEGHLAAGRERARTVATATMDRVRKAVGVGRA, encoded by the coding sequence ATGAACAAGAAGACCATCCTCACGGGCATCAAGTCGAGCGGGCGCCCGCACCTCGGCAACTACATCGGCGCGATCAAGCCGGCCCTCGCGCTCGCGCAAAACCCCGCGCACGAGGCGCTCTACTTCATCGCCGACTACCACGCCCTCACCACGCTCCACGACCCGAAGGAGATGCGCCACAGCGGCTACGAGGTCGCCGCCACCTGGCTCGCCCTCGGCCTCGATCCCGCGCGCGTGGTCTTCTTCCGCCAGTCGGACGTCCCCGAGATCTTCGAGCTCGCCTGGGTCCTCGCGTGCTTCACCTCGAAGGGCCTCATGAACCGCGCCCACGCCTACAAGGCCATGGTGCAGAAGAACCAGGAGGCCGGGGTCGACGAGGACGCCGGCGTCCACATGGGGCTTTACGAATATCCCATCCTCATGGCGTCCGACATTCTGCTCTTCGACTCGCACCTCGTGCCCGTCGGCAAGGATCAGGCGCAGCACATCGAGATGGCCGCCGATATCGCGGGGAGCTTCAACGCGGTCTACGGGCCCGTGCTCACGATCCCCGCGCCGTACATCAACGAGGCCACGGCCACGGTGCCCGGGCTCGACGGGCGCAAGATGAGCAAGAGCTACGACAACGTGATCCCGCTCTTCGGCGACCCGAAGAAGCTGCGCAAGCTCGTCATGCGCATCGTCACCGACTCCACGCCGCCCGAGGCGCCGAAGGATCCGGCCACGTCGAGCATCTTCCAGCTCTACGAGTCGTTCGCCACGCCCGAGCAGATCGAGGCGCTGCGCGGGCGCTACCAGACCGGGCTCGGCTGGGGCGAGGCGAAGCAGGCGCTCTACGAGGTGCTCGAGGCCTTCCTCGAAGGCCCGCGCAAGGTCTACGACGACCTGATGGCCCACCCCGACATCATCGAAGGGCACCTCGCGGCGGGCCGGGAGCGCGCCCGCACGGTCGCCACGGCCACGATGGATCGCGTGCGCAAGGCCGTGGGCGTCGGCAGGGCCTGA
- a CDS encoding peptidase domain-containing ABC transporter — MTAPEIVPSPSRNPMPLAAREEGATASDGAGLSAAARAAGDAGLVEPLLCALEFLGKNAGVEVDRTAARRALDEASRDTAFIGPEAWFDELARAGVAVGLSIRTLRRGAADVIASVPSFAPLVTLAAGRGGSMRAVAAMDRRGTRVRVVTTGDDRDASWSDAASLAALTGASSVTEPVTWAVAEPLEPLATLGGGGGGRGAPSPFSRLVSLLRLERDDVGVALVYAIGVGIISLAAPIGVQALVNTVAFGGLLQPLVVLTLLVLVALAFAGVLRALQAHVVERIQQRVFVRVAVDLAQRLPRVRADALGRSYGPELVNRFFDVLTVQKGAATLLVDGVSIALQTAVGMLVLAFYHPTLLVFDAALVAAVAFVLLGLGRGAVKTSVKESKAKYAVAAWLEEMARHPVAFRSSGGAAFARARAEDLLRGWLGMRRKHFTVLFRQIVGSLAVGALASAALLGVGGWLVITGKLTLGQLVAAELIVTSVVAGIAKFGKHLESFYDLCAGVDKLGQLVDLPLEPPGGTPVARGDKGARVELVGVSFGFPGKEPLLARVDLTLAPGARVAVLGPSGAGKSTLVDLVYALRAPTRGRVDVDGADVRDLEVSSLREHVAIIRGTDIFDGTVADNVRVGRPDVTTREVRAALEAVGLWEEIAALPEGLDTQLGTGGAILSRGQALRICAARAIARRPRLVLLDEPIDGLDPASRRALFSALFDRKAPWTLLSTTHDREVLRGCDEIFVLDAGRVRPLRAGDLS, encoded by the coding sequence GTGACCGCCCCCGAGATCGTCCCCTCCCCCTCGCGCAACCCGATGCCCCTGGCCGCCCGCGAAGAGGGCGCGACTGCGTCGGATGGCGCGGGTCTGTCCGCCGCTGCCCGGGCTGCCGGGGATGCTGGGCTCGTCGAGCCGCTCCTCTGCGCGCTCGAGTTTCTCGGCAAGAACGCAGGCGTCGAGGTGGATCGCACCGCCGCCCGCAGGGCGCTCGACGAGGCGAGCCGAGACACCGCGTTCATCGGCCCCGAGGCCTGGTTCGACGAGCTCGCCCGCGCCGGCGTCGCCGTCGGCCTCTCCATCCGCACCCTGCGCCGCGGGGCCGCGGACGTGATCGCGAGCGTGCCCTCCTTCGCGCCGCTCGTGACCCTCGCCGCCGGGCGCGGAGGCTCCATGCGCGCCGTCGCCGCCATGGATCGCCGCGGCACGCGCGTCCGCGTCGTCACGACCGGCGACGATCGCGACGCCTCGTGGTCGGACGCCGCGAGCCTCGCGGCGCTCACCGGCGCGTCGAGCGTCACCGAGCCCGTGACGTGGGCCGTCGCAGAGCCCCTCGAGCCGCTCGCGACGCTCGGCGGCGGCGGCGGCGGCCGAGGCGCGCCCTCGCCGTTCAGCAGGCTCGTGTCGCTCCTGCGCCTCGAGCGCGACGACGTCGGGGTGGCGCTCGTCTACGCGATCGGCGTCGGCATCATCTCGCTGGCCGCGCCGATCGGCGTGCAGGCGCTCGTGAACACGGTCGCCTTCGGCGGCCTCCTGCAGCCGCTCGTGGTGCTCACCCTGCTCGTGCTCGTCGCGCTCGCGTTCGCGGGCGTCCTGCGGGCGCTTCAGGCCCACGTGGTCGAGCGCATCCAGCAGCGCGTGTTCGTGCGCGTGGCCGTCGACCTCGCCCAGCGCCTGCCGCGCGTGCGCGCCGACGCCCTCGGCCGATCCTACGGGCCCGAGCTGGTCAACCGCTTCTTCGACGTGCTCACCGTGCAGAAGGGCGCGGCCACGCTGCTCGTCGACGGCGTCTCCATCGCGCTGCAGACGGCCGTCGGGATGCTCGTGCTCGCCTTCTACCACCCGACGCTGCTCGTGTTCGACGCGGCCCTCGTCGCCGCGGTGGCCTTCGTGCTGCTCGGGCTCGGGCGCGGGGCCGTGAAGACGAGCGTGAAGGAGTCGAAGGCCAAGTACGCCGTCGCCGCGTGGCTCGAGGAGATGGCCCGCCACCCGGTCGCGTTCCGGTCGAGCGGCGGAGCGGCCTTCGCCCGCGCCCGCGCCGAGGACCTGCTCCGCGGCTGGCTCGGCATGCGCCGCAAGCACTTCACCGTGCTCTTCCGGCAGATCGTTGGCTCGCTGGCGGTCGGTGCGCTCGCCAGTGCCGCGCTGCTCGGCGTGGGCGGCTGGCTCGTGATCACGGGCAAGCTGACCCTCGGCCAGCTCGTCGCCGCCGAGCTCATCGTGACCTCGGTCGTCGCGGGCATCGCCAAGTTCGGCAAGCACCTCGAGAGCTTCTACGACCTGTGCGCGGGCGTGGACAAGCTCGGCCAGCTCGTCGATCTGCCGCTCGAGCCGCCCGGCGGCACCCCGGTCGCGCGCGGCGACAAGGGCGCGCGCGTCGAGCTCGTCGGCGTGAGCTTCGGCTTCCCCGGCAAGGAGCCGCTGCTCGCCCGCGTCGACCTCACCCTCGCGCCCGGCGCGCGCGTCGCCGTGCTCGGGCCGAGCGGCGCCGGCAAGAGCACGCTCGTCGACCTCGTCTACGCGCTGCGCGCCCCCACGCGCGGGCGCGTGGACGTCGACGGCGCCGACGTGCGCGATCTCGAGGTGTCGTCGCTCCGCGAGCACGTCGCGATCATCCGCGGCACCGACATCTTCGACGGCACCGTGGCCGACAACGTGCGCGTCGGCCGGCCCGACGTGACCACGCGGGAGGTGCGCGCGGCGCTCGAAGCCGTGGGTCTCTGGGAGGAGATCGCGGCGCTGCCCGAGGGGCTCGACACGCAGCTCGGCACGGGCGGCGCGATCCTCTCGCGCGGCCAGGCGCTGCGGATCTGCGCGGCGCGCGCCATCGCCAGGCGGCCGCGGCTCGTGCTGCTCGACGAGCCCATCGACGGGCTCGATCCGGCCTCGCGCAGAGCGCTCTTCTCCGCGCTCTTCGACCGCAAGGCGCCCTGGACCCTCCTGTCGACCACGCACGACAGGGAGGTGCTCCGGGGCTGCGACGAGATCTTCGTGCTCGACGCGGGCAGGGTGCGCCCCCTGCGCGCGGGTGACCTCTCCTAG
- a CDS encoding TolC family protein, which produces MKGPRPLLLCALLAALSPPLPAAAQAPDPQRAPVSSVPSASGVLSLDEVVRSVDLRFPLIIAAQADRTAAEAEQLTAEGGFDPGWRTSAAVIPIGGYPSQRLDTSVEQPLPFWGSSVFAGYRIGRGEFPVYDGKLATNQFGEVRAGARVSILRDGSIDRRRAGIQRAEIGTTVAGLGVEQQKIDATRLASFRYWDWVAAGRRLAIARAWLDLAQQRDAALAKRVEVGDVPAFERQENERAILQRRAGAISAERALEQAAIELSIFLRAADGSPILPPASRLPSSLPEPTPLDRARLAADERTALERRPEPRRVEAQKEQAEVERRWAKNQRLPAIDLVVVGSQDLGPGDPKLAKPVLEAAVVVDIPILNRVAKGRERAASAQVGKLDAQARITRDRILADVRDAASALGAAEGRALLARSETEVARRLAEQESKRFELGEGTLLLVNLREQAALEAALRHIDAAADWQKALAAYKAATAGAGAAVR; this is translated from the coding sequence GTGAAAGGTCCCCGCCCGCTCCTCCTCTGCGCTCTGCTCGCGGCGCTCTCGCCTCCCCTCCCCGCCGCGGCACAGGCGCCCGATCCGCAGCGCGCGCCCGTGTCGAGCGTGCCGAGCGCATCCGGCGTGCTCTCGCTCGACGAGGTCGTGCGCTCCGTGGATCTGCGCTTCCCGCTGATCATCGCGGCGCAAGCGGACCGCACGGCCGCCGAGGCCGAGCAGCTCACGGCCGAGGGCGGCTTCGATCCCGGGTGGCGCACGAGCGCGGCGGTGATCCCGATCGGCGGCTACCCCTCGCAGCGGCTCGACACCTCGGTGGAGCAGCCGCTGCCCTTCTGGGGATCGAGCGTGTTCGCGGGCTATCGCATCGGTCGGGGCGAGTTCCCGGTCTACGACGGCAAGCTCGCGACGAACCAGTTCGGCGAGGTGCGCGCCGGCGCGCGCGTCTCGATCCTCCGCGACGGCTCCATCGACAGGCGCCGCGCAGGCATCCAGCGCGCGGAGATCGGCACGACGGTCGCGGGGCTCGGCGTCGAGCAGCAGAAGATCGACGCGACCCGCCTCGCGTCCTTCCGTTACTGGGACTGGGTCGCGGCGGGCAGGCGCCTCGCGATCGCGCGCGCGTGGCTCGACCTCGCCCAGCAGCGCGACGCGGCGCTCGCGAAGCGCGTCGAGGTCGGCGACGTGCCCGCGTTCGAGCGGCAGGAGAACGAGCGCGCGATCCTTCAACGCAGGGCGGGGGCCATCTCGGCCGAGCGCGCGCTCGAGCAGGCCGCGATCGAGCTGTCCATCTTCCTGCGCGCGGCCGACGGCTCCCCGATCCTGCCCCCCGCCTCGCGCCTGCCCTCGTCGCTGCCCGAGCCCACGCCGCTCGATCGCGCGCGCCTCGCCGCGGACGAACGCACCGCGCTCGAACGCCGCCCCGAGCCCAGGCGCGTGGAGGCGCAGAAGGAGCAGGCCGAGGTCGAGCGGCGCTGGGCGAAAAACCAGCGGCTGCCCGCGATCGATCTCGTCGTGGTGGGCTCGCAGGACCTCGGTCCCGGCGATCCGAAGCTGGCCAAGCCCGTGCTCGAGGCCGCGGTGGTCGTGGACATTCCCATCCTCAATCGCGTGGCCAAGGGGCGCGAGCGCGCGGCTTCCGCGCAGGTCGGCAAGCTCGACGCGCAGGCGCGGATCACGCGCGACCGCATCCTCGCCGACGTGCGCGACGCGGCCTCGGCGCTCGGCGCGGCGGAGGGGCGCGCGCTTCTGGCCCGCAGCGAGACGGAGGTGGCGCGACGCCTCGCCGAGCAGGAGTCGAAGCGCTTCGAGCTCGGCGAGGGCACGCTCTTGCTCGTCAACCTGCGCGAGCAGGCGGCCCTCGAGGCGGCCCTGCGCCATATCGACGCGGCGGCCGATTGGCAGAAGGCGCTGGCTGCCTACAAGGCCGCGACGGCGGGGGCCGGGGCGGCCGTGCGTTGA
- a CDS encoding tetratricopeptide repeat protein, with amino-acid sequence MPTSRPAVGGRGRRARAGSMGPLLVLALASCTKGAPPRDASALEGEGRDALIAEARHAAHGGDHAEARLRYEELLRRDRGDDEARAGLARVDAWDGAYARAERGYREVLSRHPEDDEVRAGLFDVLSWAGRWDAAERVLDEAPAGDRPLLLAKRARLAQVRGDLTGAKKLADRAVVLSEGAPEIRAVRDRITTGSARAAVRAQLFPRGYPDLWGIDLGFTQAFGHLVLAFDTEQGTRPSSAAGGRAYGATYGLGATWLFGYGFSLGAEGAFGAPAAGVPLGRARVTGTAPILPWLGVGAAYTFRRYADGVDTHGASPSLAITIGEALRIDATYWLTYVRAEEGRLVHAFGVSAGRTLLPWLSLRAGYAHGAEAERATAAAFQLLDLTSDGGFAGAEIAPSRWLRLYPLYAFTLRGPRGAERIAIHTLEMGTAIRW; translated from the coding sequence GTGCCGACTTCCCGCCCCGCGGTCGGAGGTCGGGGCCGCCGCGCGCGCGCCGGCTCCATGGGCCCGCTCCTCGTCCTCGCGCTTGCGTCCTGCACGAAGGGCGCGCCGCCACGAGACGCGAGCGCCCTCGAGGGAGAGGGACGCGACGCGCTGATCGCCGAGGCGAGGCACGCGGCGCACGGGGGCGATCACGCCGAGGCGAGGCTCCGCTACGAGGAGCTCTTGCGGCGCGATCGCGGCGACGACGAGGCGCGGGCGGGGCTTGCGCGCGTGGACGCGTGGGACGGCGCGTATGCGCGCGCCGAGCGTGGCTACCGGGAGGTCCTGTCGCGGCACCCGGAGGACGACGAGGTGCGCGCGGGCCTGTTCGACGTGCTGTCGTGGGCGGGCCGCTGGGACGCCGCCGAGCGTGTGCTCGACGAGGCGCCCGCGGGGGATCGCCCGCTGCTCCTGGCCAAGCGCGCTCGCCTCGCGCAGGTGCGCGGTGACCTGACGGGGGCCAAGAAGCTCGCCGACCGCGCGGTCGTGCTCTCGGAGGGCGCGCCCGAGATCCGCGCCGTGCGCGATCGCATCACCACCGGCAGCGCGCGCGCCGCGGTCCGCGCCCAGCTCTTCCCGCGCGGCTACCCGGACCTCTGGGGGATCGATCTCGGCTTCACGCAGGCCTTCGGCCACCTCGTGCTCGCCTTCGACACCGAGCAGGGCACGCGCCCCTCCTCCGCCGCCGGGGGGCGTGCCTACGGCGCGACGTACGGCCTGGGGGCGACGTGGTTGTTCGGGTACGGCTTCTCGCTGGGCGCGGAGGGGGCGTTCGGCGCGCCTGCGGCGGGGGTGCCGCTCGGGCGAGCGCGCGTGACGGGGACGGCGCCGATCCTGCCCTGGCTCGGGGTCGGCGCGGCGTACACGTTCCGGCGCTATGCGGACGGGGTCGACACGCACGGCGCGAGCCCATCGCTCGCAATCACGATCGGGGAGGCGCTGCGCATCGACGCAACCTACTGGCTGACCTACGTGCGCGCCGAGGAGGGCCGTCTCGTCCACGCATTCGGAGTCTCGGCCGGCCGCACGCTCCTGCCGTGGCTGTCGCTGCGGGCCGGCTACGCGCACGGCGCCGAGGCCGAGCGCGCGACGGCCGCCGCATTCCAGCTCCTGGATCTGACGTCCGACGGCGGCTTCGCGGGCGCAGAGATCGCCCCCTCGCGCTGGCTGCGCCTGTACCCGCTCTACGCCTTCACGCTCCGCGGCCCGCGCGGAGCCGAGCGCATCGCGATACACACCCTCGAAATGGGCACCGCCATTCGGTGGTGA